A segment of the Streptomyces sp. NBC_01235 genome:
GTCGCTCGTCGTGCTGTTCCTACTCGTCCTGCTCCTGTCGCTCCACCGCGCAGAGCCGCCGACGGAGCCCGGCCAGGCTCCAGACCGTTTCCTCGTGAACGGCAGATCCGGAGTCCACACCAGCGACTGACCAAGCTTCAGAGCCGAAGGCCAGGGGGGGAACCGTCGTGCGTCCGCCAACCACTCCACGGAAGAGATCAGAACCAGAGCCGCTGCCGGCCGCCTCCGCATCCGGTACGACGTCCGAGCCGCCCCGCGCGACCACGGTCACCCAGGAGTCGCACGGCTCGGCAGGCGGTGAGGCCGTGCTCGACCTGTCCGACCTGTCGCCCGCCCGTCCCTGGCGCAACCCCGCGCTGTGGCCGGCCGCCGCGCTGCTCGTCGCGCTCGCCCTGTGGGGCTACGCGGTGACCCACACCGACGCCTCCGACATCGGCGACTTCGGTCTCGTCGCCGCGCTGCACCCCACGTTCTGGGCCGGACTCGCCCTGCTCACGGCCGGGTTCTGGTTCACCCTGCGCGGCCCGCAGCGGCATCCCGCCTGGGCGCCGGCGTTCGTGGTCGCGCTGCTGGTGATGGAGCGGGCCACCCAGGCCGTGGTGTACCCGACTCCGCTGTACGCGTGGGCGTGGAAGCACGACGCGGTCATCGACCACCTGTTGACGGCGGGCCATCTGCAGACCGCGGACGTGCTCGGAGACATGGCCGTCTACGACCAGTGGCCGGGTTTCTTCGCCGCGCAGGCCACGCTCGTGAAGTTGCTGGGTGTGGACTCCGCCGCGCAGTTCATGGCCTGGTGGCCGCTTGTCTCCAGCCTGATGCTGCTGCTCCCGCTGCTGCTGATCTACCGCACCTTCACCGAGGACCGGCGCCTGATCTGGAGCGCGGTCTGGCTCTTCTACGTCGCCAACTGGGTGGGCCAGGACTACTTCTCGCCTCAGTCCGTGGCGTTCGCCCTCCACCTCGGCGTGCTGGCCGTCGTCCTGCGCAGGTACGCGAGCGGCAGAAGGAGCGAGGCGACGGGCGGGGGAAGGACCGGCGAACAGCGGCAGGCCGTGTGGACGATGCTGCTCACCGTGCTGGTCGTGGCCATCGTCATCTCGCACCAACTCACCCCGGGCATGCTCGTCGTGTCCCTGGCAGCCCTGTTCTTCAACCGCCGCTACCGCGACCGCGTCCCGCTGATCACGACCGCCGTGATCTTCCTGGCCTGGTGCCTCACGGCCGCGCTGCCCTTCCTGTCCGCCACGATGCCGGACATGCTCCGCTCCATCGGCGACGTCGGGGGCAACGTCTCCACGGGGTACGGGGCGACCCCGACCGGCACGGGAGCGGTGACGACGTCCTGGGCGGCCCGGCTGTTGTCGGGCGGGACACTGCTGCTCGCGGCGGTCGGCGCGCTGCGCCGGCCGGTCCTGCGTCACCGGGCCCTGCCGCTGCTGCTGCTCGCGGTGGCCCCGCTGCCGATGTTCGCGGCGAGCAGCTACGGCGCCGAGATGATCTTCCGGGTGCTGATGTTCATGCTGCCCGGAGCCGCCTTCTTCGCCGCGGCGGCCCTGCTGCCCCAGGTGCGCACGGTGGCGGCCGTCGAGGCGCAGGGCCGCAGGCCCGAGTCCCGCCGGTTCGTCTGGCTGCCCCTGGCCGTACTTCTCGTCGGCACGTTCGCCTTTGTACCGAGTTACTCCGGCAAGGACCGCATCAGCTACTTCCCGCCGGCCGAGGTCGACCTCGTGCAGCAGGTCTTCGACAAGGCGCCCGACGGGTCCCTCGTCGTGGCCGCCGACCGCAACTACCCGCTCGCGTTCGCCGACTACTGGCGGGTGGACCACTACTGGTTCCTCGACGACGCCCGCCATCATGTCGACCTGATCGTGAAGGACCCGGCGGCCACCCTCGCCCGCGACATGGCGACGGTGGAGTCACCGGGCCGCTCCTACCTGCTGCTCACGCAGGGCCAGTTCGCCGACTCGGAGATGAACGGGCTGCTCACCGAAGCCCAGTTGAACCGTATCGAGAAGTCCGTGGCCGCGTCCCCGCTGTTCGAGCGGGTGGTCGGGAACAGCGCCGGCACGGCGTACGTACTGAAGGAGAGGGGCCGATGACCCCGCAGGAACTCGTGGTCCGGATACTGCCCCCGTTCGGCGGCTGGCTGGCCCTCTCCGCGCTCGCGCTGCCCGACGGCTCCGGGCTGCGGGGCGTCGCGATGGTCGTGTTCCTCGCGGCGGGGCCGGGCGCCGCCCTGGTCAGAATCTGCGGGCCCGCACTGGGCGTGCGGCCCGCCGAAGGACCCGTCGAGAGCAGGGACCCGGCCTTCGCGCACCACTCCGACCTGCTGGAGCGGCTGATGCTGATCGTGTTCCTGAGCGTCGCCGTCGTCCTGCTCGCCGCGACGGTCTTCATCGCCACGCACGCCTTCAGCGCGCAGCGCGTCCTGCTGACCCTGACGCTGCTGACCACGATCGCCGCGTTCTGCCCGCGGCTGCGCGCCTCCCCGCCGAGGACTGGGAAGGGTACTGCTCTGTGAGGTCGCTCCACCCTTTTCGCCGCCGTATCCGACCTGCACACCTCCACCGCCGCCCGACCGGCGTCCGAGCCGACATTCCGGGCCACCCCCGTCACCTGCTGCTGGCGGTCGCCACCGCGCTCTGTGCCGTGCTGACCGCCGTGCTCCTTGTGCGTGACGGCCCCCTGGGGGACTCCGGGGCCAGGCCGGGGGAGGCCATCGGGTCGCGGCCGTCCGCGCTCGGCGGGAAGTGCGCGCCGAGCGCGCTGCTCGAACCGCCCTGCGGCGCCTGGTTCGGGGCCTTCGTGCCGCACAGCAAGGGAAACCTGGCGGAGAAGGTCCACGACTACGAGGAGAAGGTGGGCCGCAAGCTCGACATCGTCTACACGTACCACGA
Coding sequences within it:
- a CDS encoding glycosyltransferase; this encodes MRPPTTPRKRSEPEPLPAASASGTTSEPPRATTVTQESHGSAGGEAVLDLSDLSPARPWRNPALWPAAALLVALALWGYAVTHTDASDIGDFGLVAALHPTFWAGLALLTAGFWFTLRGPQRHPAWAPAFVVALLVMERATQAVVYPTPLYAWAWKHDAVIDHLLTAGHLQTADVLGDMAVYDQWPGFFAAQATLVKLLGVDSAAQFMAWWPLVSSLMLLLPLLLIYRTFTEDRRLIWSAVWLFYVANWVGQDYFSPQSVAFALHLGVLAVVLRRYASGRRSEATGGGRTGEQRQAVWTMLLTVLVVAIVISHQLTPGMLVVSLAALFFNRRYRDRVPLITTAVIFLAWCLTAALPFLSATMPDMLRSIGDVGGNVSTGYGATPTGTGAVTTSWAARLLSGGTLLLAAVGALRRPVLRHRALPLLLLAVAPLPMFAASSYGAEMIFRVLMFMLPGAAFFAAAALLPQVRTVAAVEAQGRRPESRRFVWLPLAVLLVGTFAFVPSYSGKDRISYFPPAEVDLVQQVFDKAPDGSLVVAADRNYPLAFADYWRVDHYWFLDDARHHVDLIVKDPAATLARDMATVESPGRSYLLLTQGQFADSEMNGLLTEAQLNRIEKSVAASPLFERVVGNSAGTAYVLKERGR